One Nostoc punctiforme PCC 73102 DNA window includes the following coding sequences:
- a CDS encoding CbtB domain-containing protein: MTTFSQMSVLHKTAGITLSKPVQVTLYMLLSSLVIWTVLFSTYPAVHNTAHSARHHTLGVACH; this comes from the coding sequence ATGACTACTTTTTCTCAAATGTCAGTATTGCACAAGACCGCAGGTATTACCTTATCCAAGCCTGTGCAGGTAACACTTTATATGCTGCTATCTTCTTTAGTTATCTGGACTGTTTTGTTCTCCACGTATCCTGCGGTTCATAACACAGCACACTCAGCGCGTCACCATACATTAGGCGTTGCATGTCACTAA
- a CDS encoding ComEA family DNA-binding protein — MIKLRYVCLTAAAALIVSLSSCTSKPTAENPSAPVVSTPATEAVSNNSHSGHGSKEKININTAILSELDKFEAKLGVPALSNKIQAGRPYGSPEDLVTKKIITQEQFDQIKDQVGVQEVALTGEAKDVDYMSKLGLMKGHLLVARELLDQNQPKQAEPHIGHPVEEIYVDVEDQLNERKVKEFKTTLVSLQDLVKSSPKDSKVKTNFTSSVQAVDGAIAALPEAQRSKPGFVLQVINELLDSANSEYGAAIANGKITAPIEYQDSRGFVVYANDLYKGISSQVAQADPEAHKAIDASFAELIKVWPSAIPPAKAVKTPSDVTKLVKTIEENSQKVVDKSNTQAQR, encoded by the coding sequence ATGATAAAACTTCGTTATGTCTGTTTAACAGCAGCAGCAGCCTTAATAGTTAGCTTGAGTTCCTGTACCAGTAAACCAACCGCAGAAAATCCATCAGCACCAGTTGTTAGTACTCCAGCTACAGAGGCAGTAAGTAATAACAGTCATAGTGGTCACGGTAGCAAAGAAAAAATTAATATTAACACTGCTATTTTGTCAGAATTAGATAAGTTTGAAGCCAAACTAGGTGTTCCAGCATTATCTAACAAAATCCAGGCAGGTCGTCCTTATGGCAGCCCTGAAGATTTAGTTACTAAAAAAATAATTACTCAAGAACAGTTTGACCAAATTAAAGACCAGGTTGGTGTTCAAGAAGTGGCACTCACGGGTGAGGCAAAAGATGTTGACTACATGAGTAAGTTGGGTTTAATGAAAGGGCATCTTTTGGTAGCACGAGAACTGCTAGATCAGAATCAGCCAAAACAAGCAGAACCTCATATTGGGCATCCAGTTGAGGAGATTTACGTTGACGTAGAAGATCAACTTAATGAGCGCAAAGTCAAAGAATTTAAAACAACATTGGTAAGTTTGCAAGACTTAGTTAAATCTAGTCCAAAGGATAGCAAAGTTAAAACTAATTTTACTTCTTCAGTGCAAGCAGTTGACGGAGCGATCGCAGCTTTGCCAGAAGCTCAACGCTCAAAACCAGGATTTGTGTTACAGGTAATTAACGAACTGCTAGATTCAGCTAACTCCGAATATGGCGCTGCGATCGCAAATGGTAAAATAACCGCGCCAATTGAGTATCAAGACTCCCGTGGTTTTGTCGTTTACGCCAATGATTTATACAAAGGAATTTCTAGTCAAGTAGCTCAAGCAGATCCCGAAGCGCACAAAGCGATCGATGCTAGTTTCGCTGAACTCATAAAAGTTTGGCCCAGCGCCATCCCACCAGCAAAAGCAGTCAAAACACCTAGTGATGTCACCAAACTGGTGAAAACCATTGAGGAAAACTCTCAAAAAGTAGTCGACAAATCCAATACCCAAGCACAGCGATAA
- a CDS encoding thioredoxin domain-containing protein has translation MTNRLAEAKSLYLRKHAENPIDWWPWCDEALATARAQNKPIFLSIGYSSCHWCTVMEGEAFSDSAIADYMNANYLPIKVDREERPDLDSIYMQALQMMSGQGGWPLNIFLSPEDLVPFYAGTYFPVDPRYGRPGFLQVLQALRRYYDTEKAELQQRKALIIESLLTSAVLQDGTTDELEDRELLRQGWETSTGVITPGQSGNSFPMIPYTELALRGTRFNFESRYDGKQVCTQRGLDLALGGIYDHVGGGFHRYTVDPTWTVPHFEKMLYDNGQIVEYIANLWSAGVQEPAFERAVAVTVQWLKREMTAPEGYFYASQDADSFTEPTAVEPEEGAFYVWSYSEVQQLLTPEELTELQQQFTVTPNGNFEGRNVLQRRNSGKLSATLETSLSKLFTARYGVSSELLETFPPACNNQEAKTTNWPGRIPSVTDTKMIVAWNSLMISGLAKAAGVFQQPLYLELAARAANFILENQFVDGRFQRLNYQGEPTVLAQSEDYAFFVKALLDLQASNPEHKQWLENAIAIQDEFTEFLWSVELGGYFNTSSDSSQDLIVRERSYADNATPSANGIAIANLVRLALLTDNLDYLDLAELGLKAFKSVMHRAPQACPSLFTALDWYRNSTLIRSTTEQINSLIPKFLPTAVFAVTSDLPEGSVGLVCQGLKCLAPAESVEHLLQQVEKSQNRG, from the coding sequence ATGACTAATCGCCTTGCTGAAGCTAAGAGCCTCTATCTCCGCAAACACGCCGAAAACCCCATTGATTGGTGGCCTTGGTGTGACGAAGCGCTTGCAACTGCAAGGGCGCAAAATAAACCGATTTTTCTTTCCATTGGCTACTCTAGTTGCCATTGGTGTACTGTCATGGAAGGCGAAGCTTTTTCTGATAGTGCGATCGCTGACTACATGAATGCTAATTATCTTCCCATCAAAGTAGACAGGGAAGAAAGACCTGACCTCGATAGCATCTATATGCAAGCTTTGCAGATGATGAGCGGTCAAGGGGGTTGGCCTTTGAATATTTTTCTTTCTCCAGAAGATTTAGTGCCGTTTTACGCTGGGACTTATTTCCCTGTAGACCCACGCTATGGTCGTCCTGGATTTTTGCAGGTGTTGCAAGCCCTTCGCCGTTATTACGATACCGAAAAAGCAGAATTACAGCAACGCAAAGCCTTAATTATTGAGTCTCTGCTCACGTCTGCGGTGTTGCAAGATGGTACAACAGATGAGCTTGAAGACCGTGAATTACTCCGCCAAGGTTGGGAAACCAGCACAGGTGTAATTACTCCTGGTCAATCTGGTAATAGCTTTCCGATGATTCCTTATACAGAATTAGCACTGCGGGGAACTCGATTTAATTTTGAATCTCGTTATGATGGCAAGCAAGTTTGTACCCAGCGAGGACTAGACTTAGCGCTGGGAGGCATTTATGACCATGTAGGTGGTGGTTTTCATCGCTATACTGTTGACCCGACTTGGACAGTACCGCATTTTGAAAAGATGCTCTACGACAATGGACAGATTGTGGAGTATATAGCAAATCTATGGAGTGCAGGAGTACAGGAACCAGCGTTTGAGAGAGCAGTTGCTGTTACTGTACAATGGCTAAAGCGAGAAATGACCGCACCGGAAGGTTACTTCTATGCTTCTCAAGATGCCGACAGCTTTACTGAACCCACGGCGGTAGAACCAGAAGAAGGAGCTTTTTATGTTTGGAGTTACAGCGAAGTCCAACAACTGTTAACGCCTGAAGAATTAACGGAATTACAACAACAATTTACTGTTACCCCTAACGGCAACTTTGAAGGACGTAATGTTTTACAAAGAAGGAATTCTGGCAAACTGAGTGCAACGCTAGAAACCTCACTGAGCAAGCTGTTTACCGCTCGCTATGGCGTTAGTTCTGAGTTGCTAGAAACTTTTCCCCCGGCTTGTAACAACCAAGAAGCAAAAACCACTAATTGGCCAGGTCGCATTCCCTCGGTGACAGATACGAAGATGATTGTCGCCTGGAATAGCTTGATGATTTCCGGGCTGGCTAAGGCTGCTGGGGTTTTCCAACAACCACTATATTTGGAATTAGCAGCACGAGCAGCGAATTTTATCTTGGAAAATCAGTTTGTTGATGGGCGTTTCCAGCGACTCAACTATCAAGGAGAACCAACTGTTTTAGCCCAGTCTGAAGATTATGCTTTCTTTGTTAAAGCTCTGCTAGATTTACAAGCTTCCAATCCTGAGCATAAGCAATGGTTAGAAAATGCGATCGCTATTCAAGATGAATTTACCGAATTTCTCTGGAGTGTGGAATTAGGTGGTTACTTTAACACATCAAGCGATTCTAGTCAAGATTTAATTGTTAGAGAACGTAGCTATGCTGATAATGCGACACCATCAGCCAATGGAATTGCGATCGCTAATCTTGTCCGTCTCGCTTTACTCACCGATAATCTAGATTATTTGGATTTAGCGGAACTTGGTTTGAAAGCTTTTAAGAGTGTAATGCATCGCGCTCCCCAAGCTTGTCCCAGCTTGTTTACAGCTTTGGATTGGTATCGTAATTCTACCTTGATTCGTAGCACCACTGAGCAAATAAACTCGCTGATCCCCAAGTTTCTACCAACGGCTGTATTTGCCGTAACATCTGATTTACCAGAGGGAAGCGTTGGCTTAGTTTGCCAAGGTTTGAAGTGTCTTGCACCAGCAGAAAGCGTAGAGCATTTATTGCAGCAAGTAGAGAAAAGTCAAAATCGGGGATGA
- a CDS encoding FTR1 family iron permease → MDFSTALPTFVITLREGVEAALVVGIVLALLKKAKQSRLNSWVYAGIAVGIVVSAFIGVLFSWLIQILGAANPQYTSVVEPALEGVFSVLAIAMLSWMLIWMTKQARFMKATVEGAVTEALTQNSNAGWGVFTLILIAVVREGFETVLFVAANFQQGFMPALGAIGGLVAATAIGVLLFKWGVKINIRQFFQVMGVFLVLIVAGLVVSGLKHFDEAVANLALSSRATESLCFYYERFTRVHSCILGPMVSNTSTILPDEQFPGIILKSLFGYRDNLYLVQAVGYVTFLLTIGGLYFRSLGGAYPEGKKNIPFGQKPISSAKD, encoded by the coding sequence ATGGATTTTAGTACTGCTCTACCTACTTTTGTAATAACGCTCCGAGAAGGAGTAGAAGCGGCCCTTGTTGTTGGGATCGTGCTAGCTTTGCTGAAAAAAGCTAAACAATCCCGACTCAACTCTTGGGTATATGCTGGTATCGCCGTTGGCATTGTTGTCAGTGCTTTTATAGGTGTGCTATTCAGTTGGCTAATTCAAATACTGGGAGCAGCGAATCCTCAATACACCTCGGTAGTTGAACCAGCCTTGGAAGGTGTATTTAGCGTATTAGCGATCGCAATGCTCAGTTGGATGCTAATCTGGATGACTAAACAAGCCAGATTCATGAAAGCTACGGTTGAAGGAGCAGTAACAGAAGCACTGACACAAAACTCAAATGCTGGCTGGGGTGTTTTTACTTTAATTTTAATTGCCGTTGTCCGCGAAGGCTTTGAAACTGTTCTGTTCGTTGCTGCTAATTTCCAACAGGGATTTATGCCAGCATTGGGTGCAATTGGTGGTTTGGTAGCAGCAACTGCCATTGGAGTGCTGCTATTTAAATGGGGTGTGAAAATTAACATCCGCCAGTTTTTCCAGGTAATGGGCGTTTTCTTAGTGTTGATTGTGGCTGGGTTAGTAGTTTCAGGCTTGAAACATTTTGACGAAGCTGTGGCGAACCTTGCTCTTAGCAGTCGTGCCACAGAAAGCCTGTGTTTCTATTACGAACGTTTTACAAGAGTACATTCTTGTATTTTGGGCCCAATGGTTTCAAATACTTCCACAATCTTGCCTGACGAACAATTTCCTGGGATTATTCTCAAATCTTTATTTGGTTACAGAGACAATCTCTATCTTGTACAAGCAGTGGGATATGTGACGTTCTTACTCACCATTGGAGGATTGTATTTCCGCAGCCTTGGGGGTGCTTATCCTGAAGGTAAAAAAAATATCCCCTTTGGTCAAAAACCAATTAGTTCTGCAAAAGATTAA
- the clpP gene encoding ATP-dependent Clp endopeptidase proteolytic subunit ClpP: protein MIPIVIEQSGRGERAFDIYSRLLRERIIFLGQQVDNNIANLIVAQLLYLDAEDPEKDIYMYINSPGGSVTAGMGIFDTMKHIRPDVCTICTGLAASMGAFLLSAGAKGKRMSLPHSRIMIHQPLGGAQGQATDIEIQAREILYHKKRLNDYLADHTGQPIERIAEDTERDFFMSPEEAREYGLIDQVIDRHAAGSRPAVAAVN from the coding sequence ATGATTCCTATCGTTATTGAACAATCGGGTCGAGGTGAACGCGCCTTTGACATCTACTCACGGCTGTTACGTGAGCGCATCATCTTTTTGGGACAACAAGTTGACAACAACATTGCTAACTTGATTGTTGCCCAACTGCTGTATTTGGATGCTGAAGACCCGGAGAAGGACATTTATATGTACATCAATTCTCCCGGTGGTTCGGTGACGGCTGGTATGGGCATTTTTGACACTATGAAACATATTCGCCCTGATGTCTGTACAATTTGTACAGGATTGGCGGCGAGTATGGGCGCTTTCCTCCTCAGCGCGGGTGCTAAGGGTAAGCGGATGAGTTTACCCCATTCTCGGATTATGATTCATCAACCTCTCGGTGGCGCTCAAGGACAGGCGACTGATATTGAAATTCAGGCGCGGGAAATTCTGTACCACAAAAAGCGGCTAAATGACTATTTAGCCGACCATACAGGTCAACCAATTGAGCGCATTGCTGAAGATACTGAACGTGACTTCTTCATGTCACCAGAGGAAGCCAGGGAATACGGTTTGATTGACCAAGTGATTGACCGCCACGCTGCTGGTAGCCGTCCAGCTGTTGCTGCTGTGAATTAA
- a CDS encoding family 10 glycosylhydrolase translates to MSNHPLSVARSTLFWRRIFAVLFTTSSLLPNFGTEPASAQVTQYCQLSSPAAKEKENLRLSALKGNQDAQTRYQNLIKKQAQELQECRTRTWPQIQAVWLRLYPCDIQPGIVDQIMDRIVNRGYNQVYVEVFYDGQALLPAKANPTAWPSVIRTPGTENADLLATAIQKGRQRGLKVYAWMFTNNFGYTYAQRRDRESAIARNGKGQTSLYVVDNGSQVFIDPYNSQAKSDYYQLVKEVLRRRPDGLLLDYVRYPRQAGSDSIATKVSDLWLFSPAIQEALFKRALNYKGLDLIRRYLSKGYVTAGDIAEIDQLYPQEGEPLWQGRIPPPAQKSILSATDRQPLLQWELWQLAVAHAMQGILDFVNIASYPAKQQGVSTGVVFFPDGNQTVGQGYDSRLQPWDRFPTTLEWHPMSYGNCGNVTCIVAQVKRVLSMTKPGTKVIPALAGKWGESVSNRPSLEVQMQALRQFAPQLKGVSHFAYSWQYPENDNDRKFCRIR, encoded by the coding sequence ATGTCTAACCATCCTTTAAGCGTTGCAAGATCAACATTATTTTGGCGGCGTATATTTGCTGTTCTTTTCACTACTAGTTCGTTGCTCCCTAACTTTGGAACCGAACCAGCAAGCGCGCAAGTAACCCAATATTGTCAGTTATCATCGCCGGCGGCGAAAGAAAAAGAAAACTTACGTTTATCAGCTCTTAAAGGCAATCAAGATGCCCAAACCCGCTACCAAAACTTAATAAAAAAACAGGCACAGGAATTACAGGAGTGCCGCACTCGGACTTGGCCACAAATCCAAGCTGTCTGGTTACGCTTGTATCCTTGTGACATTCAGCCAGGAATAGTTGACCAGATTATGGATCGGATTGTCAACCGTGGCTATAACCAAGTGTATGTGGAAGTATTTTATGACGGGCAGGCATTATTACCAGCAAAAGCTAACCCGACAGCTTGGCCTTCTGTAATTCGCACTCCAGGGACAGAAAACGCTGACTTACTCGCCACAGCAATTCAAAAAGGCCGGCAACGTGGTTTGAAGGTCTACGCCTGGATGTTTACTAACAATTTCGGCTATACTTACGCCCAGCGACGAGATAGAGAAAGTGCGATCGCTCGAAATGGCAAAGGTCAAACGAGCCTATATGTGGTAGATAACGGCTCTCAAGTATTTATCGACCCCTACAACTCGCAAGCAAAAAGCGACTACTACCAATTAGTAAAAGAAGTTTTGCGCCGTCGTCCAGATGGCTTGCTATTAGACTATGTGCGCTATCCGCGCCAAGCAGGAAGTGATTCCATCGCCACCAAAGTTTCAGATTTATGGCTATTTAGTCCTGCAATTCAAGAAGCTTTATTTAAACGGGCACTGAATTATAAAGGACTGGACTTAATTCGACGCTATTTGAGCAAGGGATATGTCACCGCCGGAGATATCGCGGAAATCGATCAACTTTATCCCCAGGAAGGGGAACCGCTTTGGCAAGGACGCATTCCTCCACCAGCGCAAAAATCAATTCTGTCTGCAACCGACAGACAACCACTTTTGCAATGGGAATTGTGGCAGCTAGCAGTTGCTCACGCCATGCAAGGAATTCTAGATTTTGTCAATATAGCCAGTTACCCAGCAAAGCAGCAAGGTGTTTCCACGGGAGTAGTGTTTTTCCCTGATGGCAACCAAACTGTAGGACAAGGGTATGATTCTCGCTTACAACCTTGGGATCGCTTCCCCACTACATTAGAGTGGCATCCCATGTCTTATGGGAATTGCGGTAATGTCACTTGTATTGTGGCGCAAGTGAAACGGGTTTTGAGTATGACAAAACCAGGTACAAAAGTGATTCCAGCTTTAGCTGGCAAATGGGGAGAATCGGTCAGTAATCGTCCATCCCTTGAAGTGCAAATGCAGGCACTCCGACAATTTGCGCCCCAACTGAAGGGAGTTAGCCATTTTGCCTATTCTTGGCAATATCCTGAAAATGATAACGATCGCAAATTTTGCCGCATTCGGTAA
- a CDS encoding molybdenum cofactor guanylyltransferase: protein MTTRSELTAIVLAGGKSSRMGQDKALIPIQGVPLLQRVCGIAESCTEAVYVVTPWPERYQDLLLPGCQFIREVPLSGESIFHGPLVGFAQGLAEVQTEWVLLLACDLPRLRVEVLQDWVTRLDSVGDNAIAALAHNPKGWEPLCGFYRRRCLPQLLEFINQEGRSFQQWLRQYPVEVLPFAEPEMLFNCNTPEDLALS from the coding sequence ATGACGACCAGAAGCGAATTAACAGCAATTGTATTAGCAGGCGGTAAAAGTTCTCGGATGGGTCAAGATAAAGCCTTGATTCCCATTCAAGGAGTGCCGTTGTTACAGCGAGTTTGTGGGATTGCTGAAAGCTGTACTGAGGCTGTTTATGTAGTAACTCCCTGGCCAGAACGCTATCAAGATTTGCTTTTGCCTGGTTGCCAATTTATCCGAGAAGTACCTTTATCTGGAGAATCTATATTCCACGGGCCTTTAGTCGGTTTTGCCCAAGGACTAGCCGAAGTGCAAACAGAATGGGTATTATTGCTAGCTTGCGATTTGCCGAGGTTGCGGGTTGAGGTGTTGCAAGATTGGGTAACTAGACTTGATAGCGTGGGGGATAATGCGATCGCAGCTTTAGCTCATAATCCCAAAGGGTGGGAACCTCTGTGTGGTTTCTATCGCCGTCGCTGTTTGCCACAACTTTTAGAGTTTATCAATCAAGAGGGGCGATCGTTTCAGCAATGGCTGCGGCAATATCCTGTGGAAGTTTTGCCTTTTGCAGAACCCGAAATGCTGTTTAACTGTAATACACCAGAAGATTTGGCTTTAAGTTAG
- a CDS encoding ABC transporter substrate-binding protein, giving the protein MHRRWLLSALALLMSIVLAACTTATTQQSQIKVTNPTETINANSQQLPTGSVKRVVALSSLSADIISRLNSTKIVGITGSKLFKNDSKFKDIPRVSEGQSPPNLEKIVALKPDLVIGAEGFSNIPIQKLQQLGINTFLTKVNNWESLEELTKTLAKSIDADPLPLLNRYKTFLPEKPTQGFSTLALVSRQPILAPNKNSWAGDLLAKFQAKNIAADLQGKSPIGGYVTLSAEKVLEANPEVIILVNPPQGNSEAALLDSLKKEAFWQQLQATKNNRVYVFDYFGLVNPGSIDAIEKACQQLKQVLFAA; this is encoded by the coding sequence ATGCATCGTCGTTGGCTCTTATCTGCTTTAGCACTTTTGATGAGTATAGTTTTAGCTGCTTGCACGACTGCAACCACTCAGCAGTCACAAATAAAAGTCACAAACCCTACTGAGACGATAAACGCAAATTCTCAACAACTACCAACAGGATCGGTAAAAAGAGTTGTTGCTCTTTCTTCTCTTTCTGCTGATATCATCTCTCGACTTAATTCCACAAAAATTGTCGGAATCACTGGTAGCAAATTATTTAAAAATGACTCAAAATTCAAAGATATTCCCCGTGTTAGTGAAGGACAAAGCCCACCCAATTTAGAGAAAATAGTAGCACTCAAACCAGATTTAGTTATTGGTGCAGAAGGTTTTTCTAACATCCCAATTCAAAAACTTCAGCAGCTAGGAATTAACACCTTTCTCACTAAGGTGAATAACTGGGAATCTCTAGAAGAACTTACTAAAACTCTTGCTAAATCAATTGATGCTGATCCTCTGCCTTTGTTAAATCGTTATAAAACTTTCTTGCCAGAAAAGCCAACTCAAGGTTTTTCTACTCTAGCGCTGGTTAGTCGTCAACCAATCTTAGCGCCGAATAAAAATAGTTGGGCAGGGGATTTGTTGGCAAAATTTCAGGCGAAAAATATAGCAGCAGATTTACAAGGAAAAAGTCCAATTGGTGGTTATGTGACGCTTTCTGCTGAGAAAGTTTTAGAAGCAAATCCAGAGGTAATAATTTTGGTTAATCCCCCACAAGGGAATTCAGAAGCAGCACTTTTAGATTCACTGAAAAAGGAAGCTTTTTGGCAGCAACTACAAGCAACTAAAAATAATCGAGTTTATGTGTTTGATTATTTTGGTTTGGTGAATCCAGGTAGTATAGATGCAATTGAAAAGGCTTGTCAGCAGCTTAAGCAAGTATTATTTGCAGCATAG
- a CDS encoding glycosyltransferase family 39 protein translates to MINRQSIIAKYSPPIWLRFLIIILLILGIFFRFAYLDRKVYWHDEAYTSLRISGYTKTEFVQKVFNGRVFAVGDIQKYQQPNSEKGLINTINSLAVEDAQHPPLYYVMLRLWMQFFGNSVAITRSLSAIISLIAFPCIYWLCLELFQSPITAWIGVALLTVSPFHVLYAQEAREFGLWMVTTLLESAVLLRAIRLGSKKLWGIYAVTVALGLYTFLFSGLLAIAYGIYVFAIERFRFTKTIKAYLIATSVGFLAFVPWILTIINGLSEIQRTTTSTQTRQSVSVLVSGWISNISYLFADFWRYEPFFRDLNLPVLRWGRFLIPLLLILVIYSFLFLYGQVGKRVWLFVFILSGVPALAFILPDLIIGGKVSLRARYVIPCYVGIQLAVPYLLASQIITSKLITRKFWQVVMVVVISSGVLSCAVSSQAETWWNKSSHANPQIARIINKANNPLLISSNYSLNIGDLMSLVHLLDQKVQMQLVIEPSLPNIPNSFSEVFLYNPSKEFRYQLERKYKLVDVFQYSRLWRLEQKGT, encoded by the coding sequence ATGATAAACAGACAATCAATAATTGCAAAATATTCTCCTCCGATTTGGCTACGATTTTTAATTATTATTTTGTTAATATTAGGGATATTTTTTCGCTTTGCCTATCTGGATCGAAAAGTCTACTGGCATGATGAAGCTTATACCTCATTAAGAATTTCTGGTTACACTAAGACAGAATTTGTTCAAAAAGTGTTTAATGGGCGTGTGTTTGCTGTTGGAGATATACAAAAATATCAACAGCCTAATTCTGAAAAAGGTTTAATAAATACAATCAACTCTTTGGCGGTGGAGGATGCCCAGCATCCTCCACTCTATTACGTGATGCTTAGATTATGGATGCAGTTTTTTGGCAATTCAGTAGCGATTACGAGAAGCTTGTCAGCCATAATTAGCTTAATAGCTTTTCCTTGCATTTATTGGCTGTGCTTAGAATTATTTCAGTCACCTATAACAGCATGGATCGGCGTAGCCCTTCTAACAGTCTCGCCCTTCCATGTGCTGTACGCCCAAGAGGCAAGGGAGTTCGGTTTGTGGATGGTGACTACTTTGCTAGAGAGTGCTGTACTGCTGCGAGCAATAAGACTGGGTAGCAAGAAGCTTTGGGGGATTTATGCAGTAACAGTGGCACTAGGACTGTACACCTTTTTGTTTTCTGGGTTGCTAGCGATCGCCTACGGTATTTATGTATTTGCTATCGAGCGCTTTCGATTCACCAAAACCATTAAAGCTTATCTAATAGCAACTAGTGTCGGGTTTTTAGCTTTCGTTCCTTGGATTTTAACTATTATTAACGGCTTATCTGAAATTCAACGCACAACAACCAGCACTCAAACCAGGCAATCTGTGTCAGTTTTGGTTTCTGGTTGGATTAGCAATATTAGCTATTTATTTGCTGATTTCTGGCGCTACGAACCATTTTTTAGAGATTTGAATTTGCCAGTTTTGCGCTGGGGTCGATTTTTAATTCCCTTGCTACTAATCTTGGTAATATATTCATTCTTATTTCTTTATGGTCAGGTAGGAAAGCGAGTTTGGTTATTTGTTTTTATCTTAAGTGGAGTACCTGCTTTAGCTTTCATATTGCCTGATTTGATTATTGGAGGTAAGGTCAGTCTGCGAGCTAGATATGTCATCCCGTGCTATGTAGGCATTCAGCTAGCTGTTCCTTACTTGCTGGCATCTCAAATTATTACTTCTAAGTTAATAACCCGCAAATTTTGGCAAGTAGTAATGGTAGTAGTAATTTCCAGTGGAGTTCTATCTTGTGCCGTCAGTTCTCAAGCTGAGACGTGGTGGAATAAAAGCAGCCATGCTAATCCTCAAATAGCTCGCATCATCAATAAAGCTAATAACCCACTATTAATTAGTAGTAATTATTCTCTAAATATTGGCGATTTAATGTCTCTCGTTCATCTGCTAGATCAGAAAGTGCAGATGCAATTGGTAATTGAACCAAGTCTGCCAAATATCCCTAATAGTTTCAGTGAGGTATTTCTGTATAATCCTTCTAAGGAATTTAGATATCAACTCGAGAGAAAATACAAACTAGTCGATGTTTTCCAGTATAGTAGGCTGTGGCGGCTAGAACAGAAAGGTACCTAA
- a CDS encoding ferritin-like domain-containing protein yields MQELDYKKTIDLLNAIMEFELAGVVRYTHYSLMVTGPNRIPIVAFFKAQASESLLHAEQVGEILTGLDGHPSLKIAPMEETYQHKVKDILEESLSHEKKALDLYKNLLETVTNASIYLEEFARGMIGQEEMHNLELKKMLRDFS; encoded by the coding sequence ATGCAAGAACTTGACTATAAAAAGACTATCGACTTGCTAAACGCCATCATGGAATTTGAACTAGCAGGAGTAGTGCGTTATACACATTATTCTTTGATGGTGACTGGCCCTAACCGTATTCCAATTGTGGCTTTTTTCAAAGCACAGGCAAGCGAGTCTTTACTTCATGCTGAACAAGTAGGAGAAATTCTTACCGGTTTAGATGGGCATCCCTCCCTGAAAATTGCCCCAATGGAAGAAACTTACCAGCATAAAGTCAAGGATATCTTGGAAGAAAGCTTATCCCATGAAAAAAAGGCATTGGATCTGTATAAAAATCTGCTCGAAACTGTCACCAATGCTAGTATTTATCTTGAAGAATTCGCTCGCGGCATGATTGGGCAAGAAGAGATGCATAATCTCGAACTGAAAAAGATGCTACGCGATTTTAGCTAA